The following are encoded in a window of Peromyscus maniculatus bairdii isolate BWxNUB_F1_BW_parent chromosome X, HU_Pman_BW_mat_3.1, whole genome shotgun sequence genomic DNA:
- the Mbnl3 gene encoding muscleblind-like protein 3 isoform X9: MFAQQMQLMLQNAQMSSLASFPMNPSLAANPTMAFNPYMPHAGMGLVPAELFPNTPVLISGNPHLALPGVPAPKPIRTDRLEVCREFQRGNCTRGESDCRYAHPTDVSMIEVSDNTVTICMDYIKGRCSREKCKYFHPPPHLQAKLKAAHHQMNHSAAAAMALPPGALQLIPKRSALDKANGATPVFNPNVFHCQQALANMQIPQPAAAAFIPTGPILCMAPASTFVPMMHGATPSTVSAAATPATSVPFVPTTTGNQMPQLSIDELNRSMFVSHM, from the exons ATGTTCGCCCAGCAGATGCAGCTTATGCTCCAAAACGCTCAGATGTCATCTCTT GCATCTTTTCCTATGAATCCATCGCTTGCAGCTAATCCTACTATGGCTTTCAATCCTTACATGCCTCATGCTGGGATGGGCCTGGTTCCTGCTGAACTTTTTCCAAATACTCCAGTTCTGATTTCTGGAAACCCACATCTTGCATTGCCAGGAGTTCCTGCCCCAAAACCAATTCGTACAGATAGACTGGAG gtTTGCCGTGAATTTCAGCGTGGAAATTGTACCCGTGGGGAGAGTGATTGTCGATATGCTCACCCTACGGATGTCTCTATGATTGAGGTGTCTGATAATACTGTGACAATCTGCATGGATTACATTAAAGGCCGATGCTCCCGGGAGAAATGCAAGTATTTTCATCCTCCTCCACACTTGCAAGCCAAACTCAAGGCAGCTCATCACCAGATGAACCATTCGGCGGCGGCTGCGATG GCTCTGCCACCTGGTGCACTTCAGCTGATACCAAAGAGGTCAGCCCTTGATAAGGCCAATGGTGCCACCCCAGTCTTTAATCCCAATGTTTTCCACTGCCAACAGGCTCTGGCTAACATGCAGATTCCGCAGCCGGCGGCAGCGGCGTTTATCCCAACAG GGCCAATACTGTGCATGGCACCCGCTTCAACTTTTG TGCCCATGATGCACGGTGCTACACCCTCCACTGTGTCTGCAGCAGCAACACCTGCCACCAGCGTTCCCTTCGTTCCAACAACTACAGGCAATCAG ATGCCCCAATTATCAATAGATGAGCTGAATAGGAGCATGTTTGTTTCACACATGTAG
- the Mbnl3 gene encoding muscleblind-like protein 3 isoform X10 — protein sequence MFAQQMQLMLQNAQMSSLASFPMNPSLAANPTMAFNPYMPHAGMGLVPAELFPNTPVLISGNPHLALPGVPAPKPIRTDRLEVCREFQRGNCTRGESDCRYAHPTDVSMIEVSDNTVTICMDYIKGRCSREKCKYFHPPPHLQAKLKAAHHQMNHSAAAAMALPPGALQLIPKRSALDKANGATPVFNPNVFHCQQALANMQIPQPAAAAFIPTVPMMHGATPSTVSAAATPATSVPFVPTTTGNQMPQLSIDELNRSMFVSHM from the exons ATGTTCGCCCAGCAGATGCAGCTTATGCTCCAAAACGCTCAGATGTCATCTCTT GCATCTTTTCCTATGAATCCATCGCTTGCAGCTAATCCTACTATGGCTTTCAATCCTTACATGCCTCATGCTGGGATGGGCCTGGTTCCTGCTGAACTTTTTCCAAATACTCCAGTTCTGATTTCTGGAAACCCACATCTTGCATTGCCAGGAGTTCCTGCCCCAAAACCAATTCGTACAGATAGACTGGAG gtTTGCCGTGAATTTCAGCGTGGAAATTGTACCCGTGGGGAGAGTGATTGTCGATATGCTCACCCTACGGATGTCTCTATGATTGAGGTGTCTGATAATACTGTGACAATCTGCATGGATTACATTAAAGGCCGATGCTCCCGGGAGAAATGCAAGTATTTTCATCCTCCTCCACACTTGCAAGCCAAACTCAAGGCAGCTCATCACCAGATGAACCATTCGGCGGCGGCTGCGATG GCTCTGCCACCTGGTGCACTTCAGCTGATACCAAAGAGGTCAGCCCTTGATAAGGCCAATGGTGCCACCCCAGTCTTTAATCCCAATGTTTTCCACTGCCAACAGGCTCTGGCTAACATGCAGATTCCGCAGCCGGCGGCAGCGGCGTTTATCCCAACAG TGCCCATGATGCACGGTGCTACACCCTCCACTGTGTCTGCAGCAGCAACACCTGCCACCAGCGTTCCCTTCGTTCCAACAACTACAGGCAATCAG ATGCCCCAATTATCAATAGATGAGCTGAATAGGAGCATGTTTGTTTCACACATGTAG
- the Mbnl3 gene encoding muscleblind-like protein 3 isoform X11 encodes MFAQQMQLMLQNAQMSSLASFPMNPSLAANPTMAFNPYMPHAGMGLVPAELFPNTPVLISGNPHLALPGVPAPKPIRTDRLEVCREFQRGNCTRGESDCRYAHPTDVSMIEVSDNTVTICMDYIKGRCSREKCKYFHPPPHLQAKLKAAHHQMNHSAAAAMALPPGALQLIPKRSALDKANGATPVFNPNVFHCQQALANMQIPQPAAAAFIPTGPILCMAPASTFVPMMHGATPSTVSAAATPATSVPFVPTTTGNQLKF; translated from the exons ATGTTCGCCCAGCAGATGCAGCTTATGCTCCAAAACGCTCAGATGTCATCTCTT GCATCTTTTCCTATGAATCCATCGCTTGCAGCTAATCCTACTATGGCTTTCAATCCTTACATGCCTCATGCTGGGATGGGCCTGGTTCCTGCTGAACTTTTTCCAAATACTCCAGTTCTGATTTCTGGAAACCCACATCTTGCATTGCCAGGAGTTCCTGCCCCAAAACCAATTCGTACAGATAGACTGGAG gtTTGCCGTGAATTTCAGCGTGGAAATTGTACCCGTGGGGAGAGTGATTGTCGATATGCTCACCCTACGGATGTCTCTATGATTGAGGTGTCTGATAATACTGTGACAATCTGCATGGATTACATTAAAGGCCGATGCTCCCGGGAGAAATGCAAGTATTTTCATCCTCCTCCACACTTGCAAGCCAAACTCAAGGCAGCTCATCACCAGATGAACCATTCGGCGGCGGCTGCGATG GCTCTGCCACCTGGTGCACTTCAGCTGATACCAAAGAGGTCAGCCCTTGATAAGGCCAATGGTGCCACCCCAGTCTTTAATCCCAATGTTTTCCACTGCCAACAGGCTCTGGCTAACATGCAGATTCCGCAGCCGGCGGCAGCGGCGTTTATCCCAACAG GGCCAATACTGTGCATGGCACCCGCTTCAACTTTTG TGCCCATGATGCACGGTGCTACACCCTCCACTGTGTCTGCAGCAGCAACACCTGCCACCAGCGTTCCCTTCGTTCCAACAACTACAGGCAATCAG TTGAAATTCTGA